The genome window TTGCCGAGCACAAGGGCTATGGCTGCCGCTCGCATTACGACGCGATCCGCGATCACGGCCCGTGTCAGATCCACAGGATGAGCTTTAAGGGTGTAAGTGACGAGAAATCTGCTACTGCTTCCCTTTTTTGAGTTGATCAGAAAGCTATCCAGTCAGTCGGCTGTCTGGGCTGCGAGACCGATACCTTGGCGTCTGCTTTGAATAGCGGCCCGCGCATTTGCAGGGCGGCCTCGGCGTTGATCCGGGCGAGGTTCGGTTCGTTCGCTCGCTGCGAGAGATGGGCGAGAACGATGTGCCGGGCCGAGCCATCAAAATCGCCCGTGAGCCAGTCAGAGAGGGCTTCGTTCGAGAGATGGCCGGTGCGCGACATTATTCGCTGCTTCAGGTCCCACGTGTATAGCGAGCAGGCACGGAGCATGTCGCGGCTGTGATTTGACTCGATAACGACGGCGTCGCTGCCCCGCAGGTTCTGTTTGATCGTGTCGTCGATGTGGCCAAAGTCCATCAAGGTAGCGACCTTTACACCGCCTTGCTTTGCCACAAATCCAAAATTATCGACGGCGTCGTGTGGCACGCTGAACGGATGGAAATCGATGTCACCAATGCGAAACTCACGATCAGATTCGATCTCTACCGTGCGTCGGTCGAGGGCCGTCCGCCGTTTCGATGATTCGCTGCTGCCGTTGCGCCCGCCCGCCCGCGTGTCATAGTATGCATCCTCGGTAATTCCCGAGATATAGACGGGACAGCGAAGTGATCGCATCAGCACCCGAAGCCCGCCGATGTGGTCGCCGTGTTCGTGCGTGACGACGACTCCGTCGAGACGATCGTGCGGCACGCCGACCTCCGCCAAGCGGCGCATGATCTCGCGGGCGCTAAGGCCGGCATCGATCAGGACGTTTGTCGTCTCGCTCGAAATCAGCACGCAGTTGCCGGTCGAGCCGCTGCCGAGGACGGTAAATCTCATTTTTCTTCCTGGTAGCGAGGACGCAAAGCCTTTGCCATCAGACGCCTTGAGATAGCAGTTGGCAAATGTGCTCCGAGGGCGGCGCCAACGCGGTTGACAACTCCCGGAACAAACCGGGCCCGTCCCGCTCCGACGCTTCTCAAAAATGCACTGACGGCTTCGTCCGCGGTATGCTGCCCCTTGACCGTCACGGGCCGCTCGATACTTGATGCGGCGAAGAAATTGGTTTTCGTAGAGCCCGGGCAGAATGCCATGATCCGTATTCCAAACGGCTTGTTCTCCTCTACTAGACTCTCTGTAAATGAAGTAACAAAGGCTTTTGTCGCCGCATAGGTAGCCATGAACGGTATCGGCTGAAACGACGCGGTTGATGAAACATTGACGATCGTTCCGCGGCCCAGTTCACGCATTCTCTTTAGATAGCGGTGAGTGATCGCGACGAGAGCTCGGACGTTCAGATCTATCATCTCCAACTCGCGGTCCAGCGGCAGCGTTGAGAAATCACCCGCCGAGCCGAAGCCCGCATTGTTGATCAGCCAGTCGATCTCGATGCCGCGACGTTCCGTCTCGGCGAAGAGCTTTACGTCGGCGTCCGGCTTCGTCAGGTCGAGAACGACATAATCGGCCGAGACCTTTTCACGAACGATAAGCTCATCACAAAGGTCGTTCAATGCCTTTTCGGACCGGGCCACGAGCACGAGGTCGTGTCCCTGCGACGCGAGTTGCTTCGCAAAGGCCTCGCCGATGCCGCTTGATGCTCCGGTTATGAGTGTTGTCGGCATTTAAGAGGTCCGCAGGGCAAAATCCTCACGTGAGATCGCGTAAACGACACACTCCATTCCGTAATGGAGCTCGGTCTTTTCATACTGCATCCCGCACTTTTCCATGATCCGCCAAGAACCGGTGTTCTCGGGAGCCGCAACCGCGACGATCCGTTCCAATCCGCATTCGTCAAAACCAAACTTCAGCCAGCCAATGGCGGTTTCAAAGCCATAGCCCTGGCCCCAAAACTTTTCCGACATATTATAACCGACCTCGATCTCGCCTGTGTCCTCGAGCGGCTGCAGGCCGGCCGAACCCATCAGTTCCCCGGTCACTTTGTGGATCATCACACAGAAGCCAAAGCCGAACTTCTCGTGACATTCCATATAATATTTGATCCGTTTAGCGAGAGCGTCAGGATTCTGCATCGCCGTCCCGCCCAAATAACGATTGACGGCCTCAGGTGAACGCATCTCGATCAACCACGGCAGATCGTCGTCGGTAAACTCTCTAAAGACCAATCTTTCCGTCTCGATCATGGTGAAAGCCGTGCGATGCTCCACTCGTTACCATCCAGCGTATATACAATTCGATCATGGAGGCGGTTTGGCCTTCCCTGCCAGAATTCGACGCGGTCAGGTAATACGCGAAAACCGCCCCAGTGCGGCGGCCGCGGAACACCGGTCGCGTATTTGACGGCGAGCTTTGCGGCTCGAGCCATGATGACCGCGCGCGAGCTGATCGGCTCGCTCTGCTCCGAAGCCCACGCCCCGATACGGCTGAGATAGGGACGCGACTCAAAGTACGCATCGGATTCCTCGGTTGAGACTTTTGCGACATTTCCGCTTATGTTCACCTGACGTTCCAACTCCGGCCAGAAGAAATTTAGCGAGGCGAACGGATTTGCCGCAAGAGCACGTCCCTTTCGGCTGTTGTAGTTGGTAAAGAAGACAAAACCGTCGGCGTCAAAACCCTTGAGCAACACAACGCGCGATGATGGCCGGGCATCTTCGCCGACAGTCGAGAGCGTCATTGCCGTTGGTTCATCTGTCTCCGCCGCAATTGCTTCGTTCATCCACTTTCCAAACTGAACGAATGGGTCGGCCGAAACATTCGCCTGAGAGAGTTCCTCTCCCGAATAGTCGCGGCGAATGTTGGCGAGGCGTTCGTCCATTGTCAGATGAGATGAATGAGCAGGCCGTCCTTGAGCTTCGGCTCGAACCACGTTGATTTTGGCGGCATTATTTCGCCCATGTCCGAGACAGCAAGCAGGTCATCCATGGTCGTAGGATACATCGAGAACGCCGCGGCTGCTATACCTTCGTTCACAAGGCGTTCGAGCTCGGCGGTACCTCGGCGGCCACCGACAAAGCCAATACGATCGTCGGTGCGTGCATCCTTGATGTCGAGCAGCGGCCCAAACACATTGTCCTGCAGTATGCTTACGTCGAGTCGTTCGATCGGATCCGGTTCGCGAATGTACTGCAGATTGTGTCGGAATGAGTACCACTTGCCCGCGAGGTAGAGGCAAAACTCACCGTGGTTCTGCGGTTCTTTCTCGCCTGTCCCGATGAGGACAAATGATTCCTGCAGCCGCGTGAGAAACTCGTCGTCAGCCATGTCGTTCAGATCCTTTACAACTCGATTGTATGGCAGGATACGAAGGTCCTCGGCCGGGAACATGCCCGTAACAACGAAGTTGTATTGTTCCTCACCGGTATGATGGGGATTGTTGTGCCGCATCTCGTCACGAGCGAGCTTTGCACTCTCGGCGCGATGATGCCCATCAGCGATATAGAGAGACGGCACCCTACTAAAGGCTGAGATCCAAGCTGCAGTTTCCGTGACACGCCAGACTCGCTGCTGAGTGCCCGCAGGACATTCGAAATCGTATATCGGCTCTGTCGTCACGGTCGTATCGATCAGGTCGTGGATCTCAGGCGTGCCGCGAAAAGCGAGAAAGATCAGCCCCGTCTGAGCTCCGACCGCCAGCAGGTGTGCCGTGCGTTCCTCGACCTTGTCAGGCCGAACATTCTCGTGCTTTCTGATCATGCCCTGCTCATATTCCTCGATCGAGCAGCATGCGACGACGCCGGTCTGCGAATGCCCGTCAGATGCAAGCTGATAGACGTAGATATCGTCGTCAGGGTCCGGCGTCAGGATCTGATCGGTAATAAAGCGTTCGAGATTCTCACGGCCGCGGGCAAATACCTCCTGTGGCGTCGGTCCTGATCCCTCGGGAAAATCGGCCTCAGGCCGCGTGACGCGAAGAAAACTGAGCGGATTCTTTGCGAGATACTCTCGCACCTCTGATTCGTAGATCACGTCATACGGCACGCACGCGACGCGCTTTGCATTCTCAGCTGACGGACGCAGGGCCCTGAACGGTTTGATAAATACCACAAATGCTCCTTAGAGGCTGGGATCTGCCGCCCCGTTCAGCGGTTCCCCCTCGAGATCGTCGACGGGTGACAGCATCGGTGAGGGTGATGCGGACGGGCCGACGGTTGACGACGGCATCTGAGAATCACCCGTCGGTTTGTTGATGAGATCGTCGAGCTTGCGGTCGTTCTCCTGCTCGATGTCCGTGGTCATACGGTCAGCAAAGCCCTTCTTGTCGATCTTCCAGACGCCGTCCTCTTTGATGAACGGCACCGTCTCCCAGGATCCATACGAGTTCTTGACCATCAGCGTCGCCTTGTCACCTTCGATCTTCTCGTCGCGAAACTCCACCGACCGCTGATTCTCGGTAAAGAGCGTCTCGCGCTTTATGATCTCGTCAACTGTCGTTCCCTGGGCAACGGCCTGCCGCTCGTGCATCTTCAAGGTCGCCTCGGACAACAGCACGCGCATCGCCTTGACGTCCTTCGCCTTGATCGCTTTGACGTAGGTCTTGAATGTCTCGATCGGTGTCGAAGGCGGACGCGAGCACGCCGAAAGACAGGCCACTAACAGGCCCACGACAACGACGGCTTTGCTTCTCACACTCATTAGGTTGGATAATCTCGTAAGCATCAAAAATATGTAGTATAGCGTAAAGACCGGAGGCAATTAAGTGGAACGACGGATTTTGGATGACAAAGAGTTGGCCGCGGCCCTGGAAACTCTTGACGGCTGGGCGGCCCGCGACAATATGCTGACGCGAAGGTATGAGTTCCATAACTTTGCCGAGAGCCTCGCGTTTGTCAATCGTGTGAGTGAGCTGGCTGAGGCCGCCGACCATCATCCCGATATCACCTTTGGCTGGGGCTATTGCGAGATTGCACTTACTACTCACGACCGTGGAGGGATAACCGACGTCGATATTGCGTTGGCACGGCAGATATCGGCCGATTGAAATCGCCGCACCAAGCTGTCATCATTAGCGATTAGGCTGAAACCAAGGATGGTACAGAGCATTTTTGACACTCAGGACGAGAAGAACAGCGACGATCCGTGGCTTTCGGAATTCTCGGCGATCGATCCGTCGATCGCGCCAAACCGCCCCGACCCCGAGCCGGAGTTCATTCCGCCACCCGCAGCGGCGCAGCCGCAAACACATTTTGATCCTTACGCGGAGGAGCCTTTCGGCGGGTTTGAGACCGTTTTGCGCGAATCCCGTGATCCGTGGCTGCCGGAGCTGCCCGACGCCGAACCGCAGTTCGCCCCGTCGCCCTACGAACCGGAATCCACAGCCGAAACCGCCCGCCGCAGCGGCCTGGCATGGTCCCTTGGGATAATGTTCTTCTGCTCGGTGGCCTTCATGATGCTGCTCGGCTGGGGAGCCGACCTCGTACTGGGGACCGCACCATGGGGCTTGGTAGGCGGTATCGTCTTCGGATCAGTTATCGGGTTTATTCAGTTTTTTCGGTTGAGTTCGCGGCTGTTTAGTCCCTCGAAGA of Chloracidobacterium sp. contains these proteins:
- a CDS encoding GNAT family N-acetyltransferase; the protein is MIETERLVFREFTDDDLPWLIEMRSPEAVNRYLGGTAMQNPDALAKRIKYYMECHEKFGFGFCVMIHKVTGELMGSAGLQPLEDTGEIEVGYNMSEKFWGQGYGFETAIGWLKFGFDECGLERIVAVAAPENTGSWRIMEKCGMQYEKTELHYGMECVVYAISREDFALRTS
- a CDS encoding AtpZ/AtpI family protein — encoded protein: MVQSIFDTQDEKNSDDPWLSEFSAIDPSIAPNRPDPEPEFIPPPAAAQPQTHFDPYAEEPFGGFETVLRESRDPWLPELPDAEPQFAPSPYEPESTAETARRSGLAWSLGIMFFCSVAFMMLLGWGADLVLGTAPWGLVGGIVFGSVIGFIQFFRLSSRLFSPSKKATEVKPLLWQPDEDNEHHRL
- a CDS encoding MBL fold metallo-hydrolase — its product is MRFTVLGSGSTGNCVLISSETTNVLIDAGLSAREIMRRLAEVGVPHDRLDGVVVTHEHGDHIGGLRVLMRSLRCPVYISGITEDAYYDTRAGGRNGSSESSKRRTALDRRTVEIESDREFRIGDIDFHPFSVPHDAVDNFGFVAKQGGVKVATLMDFGHIDDTIKQNLRGSDAVVIESNHSRDMLRACSLYTWDLKQRIMSRTGHLSNEALSDWLTGDFDGSARHIVLAHLSQRANEPNLARINAEAALQMRGPLFKADAKVSVSQPRQPTDWIAF
- a CDS encoding DUF1015 domain-containing protein, whose product is MVFIKPFRALRPSAENAKRVACVPYDVIYESEVREYLAKNPLSFLRVTRPEADFPEGSGPTPQEVFARGRENLERFITDQILTPDPDDDIYVYQLASDGHSQTGVVACCSIEEYEQGMIRKHENVRPDKVEERTAHLLAVGAQTGLIFLAFRGTPEIHDLIDTTVTTEPIYDFECPAGTQQRVWRVTETAAWISAFSRVPSLYIADGHHRAESAKLARDEMRHNNPHHTGEEQYNFVVTGMFPAEDLRILPYNRVVKDLNDMADDEFLTRLQESFVLIGTGEKEPQNHGEFCLYLAGKWYSFRHNLQYIREPDPIERLDVSILQDNVFGPLLDIKDARTDDRIGFVGGRRGTAELERLVNEGIAAAAFSMYPTTMDDLLAVSDMGEIMPPKSTWFEPKLKDGLLIHLI
- the pdxH gene encoding pyridoxamine 5'-phosphate oxidase, giving the protein MDERLANIRRDYSGEELSQANVSADPFVQFGKWMNEAIAAETDEPTAMTLSTVGEDARPSSRVVLLKGFDADGFVFFTNYNSRKGRALAANPFASLNFFWPELERQVNISGNVAKVSTEESDAYFESRPYLSRIGAWASEQSEPISSRAVIMARAAKLAVKYATGVPRPPHWGGFRVLPDRVEFWQGRPNRLHDRIVYTLDGNEWSIARLSP
- a CDS encoding SDR family oxidoreductase, translated to MPTTLITGASSGIGEAFAKQLASQGHDLVLVARSEKALNDLCDELIVREKVSADYVVLDLTKPDADVKLFAETERRGIEIDWLINNAGFGSAGDFSTLPLDRELEMIDLNVRALVAITHRYLKRMRELGRGTIVNVSSTASFQPIPFMATYAATKAFVTSFTESLVEENKPFGIRIMAFCPGSTKTNFFAASSIERPVTVKGQHTADEAVSAFLRSVGAGRARFVPGVVNRVGAALGAHLPTAISRRLMAKALRPRYQEEK
- a CDS encoding DUF4878 domain-containing protein, which codes for MSVRSKAVVVVGLLVACLSACSRPPSTPIETFKTYVKAIKAKDVKAMRVLLSEATLKMHERQAVAQGTTVDEIIKRETLFTENQRSVEFRDEKIEGDKATLMVKNSYGSWETVPFIKEDGVWKIDKKGFADRMTTDIEQENDRKLDDLINKPTGDSQMPSSTVGPSASPSPMLSPVDDLEGEPLNGAADPSL
- a CDS encoding 4a-hydroxytetrahydrobiopterin dehydratase, with amino-acid sequence MLDDKELAAALETLDGWAARDNMLTRRYEFHNFAESLAFVNRVSELAEAADHHPDITFGWGYCEIALTTHDRGGITDVDIALARQISAD